A section of the Agromyces aurantiacus genome encodes:
- a CDS encoding APC family permease has protein sequence MTHEATTPPAELKSPKHWIIGDPLPTEKLEGQLLPKKLALPIFASDPLSSVAYAPQELVMILLVGGLAFLSFAPWVALAVVVLLVTVVMSYRQLIRAYPSGGGDYEVAHRNLGEKAGLVVASALLVDYVMTVVVSVASGVDNIISALPELAPFRVELAVVFVIILAAVNLRGVSESSKAFAVPTYLFIGSVFVMIVVGLVRTALGDAPVAESAQYAVEAEELTQVAVILLLLRSFASGCSALTGVEAISNGVPAFRAPKIRNAQRTLVAMGAIAITLFAGLTALALISNVHYAEDPCHLIGWEACATEPQLSLMAQVAAATFGGDSVFFYVIQAATALVLLLAANTAFNGFPLLGSVLARDNYAPKSLSTRGDRLIFSNGVLILSLAATVILVVFQANLTVLIQLYIIGVFVSFTLGQTGMVRHWLRELSRLRHPSGSKRPGGRAAMDAETGAKPLSAGAMRRALVINAVGAVMTAVVLVVVTVTKFTHGAWIVFVLMPILFLLMMGVHRYYRDVEKEIEPDATTTFGSEGDHAIVLVGRMQKPVLKALDYAIAAKHDSLEAVHVSLDEAQTKQLKKDWVRQNIHVKLRILSSPYRDLSYPLIQYIKQHREEHGSEVITVYLPQYIVGHWWESLLHNHKARRIRQKLMLVHGVTVSLVPWLLDSSDLVYGRRSRPLPGQDRRGEPVRPVPRRPHQDAVGARRR, from the coding sequence ACCGAGAAGCTCGAAGGCCAGCTGCTCCCCAAGAAGCTCGCCCTCCCCATCTTCGCGAGCGACCCGCTCTCCTCCGTGGCGTACGCGCCGCAGGAGCTGGTCATGATCCTCCTCGTCGGCGGGCTCGCCTTCCTCAGCTTCGCACCGTGGGTCGCGCTCGCGGTCGTCGTCCTGCTCGTGACCGTGGTGATGAGCTACCGCCAGCTCATCCGCGCCTACCCCTCCGGCGGCGGCGACTACGAGGTGGCGCACCGCAACCTCGGCGAGAAGGCCGGGCTCGTCGTCGCGTCGGCCCTGCTCGTCGACTACGTCATGACCGTCGTCGTCTCGGTCGCGTCGGGAGTGGACAACATCATCTCGGCGCTGCCCGAACTGGCGCCGTTCCGCGTCGAGCTCGCGGTCGTGTTCGTCATCATCCTCGCGGCGGTGAACCTGCGAGGCGTCAGCGAGTCCTCGAAGGCCTTCGCGGTGCCGACCTACCTCTTCATCGGCAGCGTCTTCGTGATGATCGTGGTCGGCCTCGTTCGCACCGCGCTCGGCGACGCGCCGGTCGCCGAGTCGGCGCAGTACGCCGTCGAGGCCGAGGAGCTCACGCAAGTCGCCGTCATCCTGCTCCTGCTGCGCTCCTTCGCGAGCGGATGCTCGGCGCTCACGGGCGTCGAGGCCATCTCGAACGGCGTGCCCGCCTTCCGCGCGCCGAAGATCCGCAACGCCCAGCGCACGCTCGTGGCGATGGGGGCCATCGCGATCACGCTCTTCGCGGGCCTCACCGCGCTCGCGCTCATCTCGAACGTGCACTACGCCGAGGACCCGTGCCACCTCATCGGCTGGGAGGCCTGTGCGACCGAGCCGCAGCTGAGCCTCATGGCGCAGGTCGCCGCGGCGACGTTCGGCGGGGACAGCGTGTTCTTCTACGTGATCCAGGCCGCGACCGCGCTGGTCCTGCTGCTCGCGGCCAACACCGCGTTCAACGGCTTCCCGCTCCTCGGCTCGGTGCTCGCGCGCGACAACTACGCGCCGAAGTCGCTCTCGACGCGCGGGGACCGCCTGATCTTCTCGAACGGCGTGCTCATCCTCTCCCTCGCCGCGACCGTGATCCTCGTGGTCTTCCAGGCGAACCTCACCGTGCTGATCCAGCTCTACATCATCGGCGTGTTCGTCTCGTTCACGCTCGGCCAGACGGGGATGGTGCGGCATTGGCTCCGCGAGCTGTCGCGCCTGCGTCATCCGTCGGGATCGAAGCGCCCGGGCGGGCGCGCCGCAATGGATGCCGAGACCGGAGCGAAGCCGCTGAGCGCCGGCGCGATGCGCCGCGCGCTCGTGATCAACGCCGTCGGGGCCGTCATGACCGCGGTCGTGCTGGTCGTCGTGACCGTCACGAAGTTCACGCACGGCGCGTGGATCGTGTTCGTGCTCATGCCGATCCTCTTCCTGCTCATGATGGGCGTCCACCGCTACTACCGCGACGTCGAGAAGGAGATCGAGCCCGACGCGACGACGACGTTCGGTTCGGAGGGCGACCACGCGATCGTGCTCGTCGGGCGCATGCAGAAGCCCGTGCTCAAGGCGCTCGACTACGCGATCGCGGCCAAGCACGATTCGCTCGAGGCCGTGCACGTCTCGCTCGACGAGGCCCAGACCAAGCAGCTCAAGAAGGACTGGGTCAGGCAGAACATCCACGTCAAGCTGCGGATCCTCTCGTCGCCCTACCGCGACCTGAGCTACCCGCTCATCCAGTACATCAAGCAGCACCGCGAGGAGCACGGCTCCGAGGTCATCACGGTGTACCTGCCCCAGTACATCGTCGGGCACTGGTGGGAGAGCCTGCTGCACAACCACAAGGCCCGGCGCATCCGCCAGAAGCTCATGCTCGTGCACGGCGTGACCGTCTCGCTCGTGCCGTGGCTGCTCGACTCGAGCGACCTCGTCTACGGCCGGCGGTCGCGACCGCTGCCCGGCCAGGACCGTCGCGGCGAACCGGTGCGCCCGGTACCGCGGCGGCCGCACCAGGACGCCGTGGGCGCGCGCCGGCGCTGA
- a CDS encoding FAD-dependent oxidoreductase, whose amino-acid sequence MDPIPDRVKVAVIGAGQAGLSVAYYLRRFELVADEDFVMLDRAPGPGGAWQHRWSSLRLGTAHRVNDLPGMGELGLSFETAERALPAKEVVADYYGRFEEHYDLRVRRPVNVRRVSNDGVDLRIEYEDLSPQPIEELRTRGFFARRRRTFQEPETPSAPRGELRTQFLVNATGTWGSPFVPYYPGMSEFRGRHLHTSDFVSAEDFRDQHVVVVGGGTSAIGFMLELEPVAAGLTWVSRRPIDWLDRQELDLEGASAAVSRQDEAARAGRALPSIVSGTGVPKSRRIAAGIERGLLHARPMFDRIEADRVVWNDGSSARADAIIWATGFRPELRHLAPLRLREKAGGIAVGQGAAWQDPRVFLAGYGPQASTIGASRAGRMIARQIMAMI is encoded by the coding sequence GTGGATCCGATCCCCGACCGCGTGAAGGTCGCGGTGATCGGCGCCGGACAGGCGGGGCTGTCCGTCGCCTATTACCTGCGGCGCTTCGAACTCGTCGCCGACGAGGACTTCGTCATGCTCGACCGCGCCCCCGGACCGGGTGGCGCGTGGCAGCATCGTTGGTCGTCGCTGCGCCTCGGCACGGCGCATCGCGTGAACGACCTGCCGGGCATGGGGGAGCTCGGCCTCAGCTTCGAGACCGCCGAGCGCGCGCTTCCCGCCAAGGAGGTCGTCGCCGACTACTACGGGCGGTTCGAGGAGCACTACGACCTGCGGGTGCGCCGACCCGTCAACGTGCGGCGCGTCTCGAACGACGGCGTCGACCTGCGCATCGAGTACGAGGACCTCAGCCCGCAGCCGATCGAGGAGCTGCGGACCCGCGGGTTCTTCGCGCGTCGGCGGCGGACCTTCCAGGAGCCCGAGACGCCCTCGGCGCCGCGCGGCGAGCTGCGCACCCAGTTCCTCGTGAACGCCACCGGCACGTGGGGCTCGCCGTTCGTGCCGTACTACCCCGGGATGAGCGAGTTCCGCGGGCGCCACCTGCACACCTCCGACTTCGTCTCCGCCGAGGACTTCCGCGACCAGCACGTCGTCGTCGTGGGCGGCGGCACGTCGGCCATCGGGTTCATGCTCGAGCTCGAGCCCGTCGCGGCGGGCCTCACCTGGGTCTCGCGCCGTCCGATCGACTGGCTCGACCGGCAGGAGCTCGACCTCGAGGGCGCCTCGGCCGCGGTGTCGCGGCAGGACGAGGCGGCGCGCGCCGGCCGCGCGCTGCCCTCGATCGTGAGCGGCACCGGCGTGCCGAAGAGCCGTCGCATCGCGGCCGGCATCGAGCGCGGGCTGCTCCACGCGCGGCCGATGTTCGACCGCATCGAGGCCGACCGCGTCGTCTGGAACGACGGCTCGTCCGCTCGCGCCGACGCGATCATCTGGGCGACCGGCTTCCGGCCCGAGCTGCGGCATCTCGCCCCGTTGCGACTGCGCGAGAAGGCCGGCGGCATCGCGGTCGGGCAGGGTGCGGCGTGGCAGGACCCGCGGGTCTTCCTCGCGGGCTACGGACCGCAGGCCTCCACGATCGGGGCGAGTCGCGCCGGTCGGATGATCGCGCGCCAGATCATGGCGATGATCTGA
- a CDS encoding DUF3073 domain-containing protein, which translates to MGRGRQKAKHTKVARELKYFSPATDYSALERELTASHHDHDDEMSKWAEYADDESYVPDDGSHRS; encoded by the coding sequence ATGGGGCGCGGCCGTCAGAAAGCCAAGCACACCAAGGTCGCGCGGGAGCTGAAGTACTTCAGCCCCGCGACCGACTACAGCGCGCTCGAGCGCGAGCTCACGGCTTCGCACCACGACCACGACGACGAGATGTCGAAGTGGGCCGAGTACGCCGACGACGAGTCCTACGTGCCCGACGACGGCAGCCACCGCTCCTGA
- a CDS encoding TetR/AcrR family transcriptional regulator, translated as MALPGETRRPRSARGEGEHLRTALLEAAESLLVEPRSAPPLSLREVARLAGVSPSAVYLHFASAQELIAAVVQLQSRRLVAAVLGLEAADGGAVPSVSLADIATGYVEWGLANPGAYQLLFESADRLGNPVGPSEPGWIVIDAAVAALRQAHGSSEADATTTAMRAWAALHGIVSLRIHKGDALWPTSARADALAVAASMG; from the coding sequence ATGGCACTTCCCGGCGAGACCCGACGCCCGCGCTCGGCGCGCGGCGAAGGCGAGCACCTGCGCACCGCGCTGCTGGAGGCCGCCGAGTCACTGCTCGTCGAGCCCCGGTCGGCGCCCCCGCTGTCGCTGCGCGAGGTCGCCCGCCTCGCCGGCGTCTCGCCATCCGCGGTCTACCTGCACTTCGCGTCGGCCCAGGAGCTCATCGCCGCCGTCGTGCAGCTGCAGAGCCGGCGGCTCGTGGCGGCCGTGCTCGGGCTCGAGGCGGCGGACGGCGGGGCGGTGCCCTCCGTCTCGCTCGCCGACATCGCCACGGGCTACGTCGAGTGGGGGCTCGCGAATCCCGGCGCGTACCAGTTGCTCTTCGAGAGCGCCGATCGGCTCGGCAACCCGGTCGGGCCGAGCGAGCCGGGGTGGATCGTGATCGACGCCGCGGTCGCGGCCCTGCGGCAGGCGCACGGCAGCTCCGAAGCGGATGCCACGACGACCGCCATGCGCGCCTGGGCGGCGCTGCACGGCATCGTCAGCCTGCGCATCCACAAGGGCGATGCGCTCTGGCCGACCTCGGCGCGCGCGGACGCGCTGGCCGTGGCGGCGTCGATGGGCTGA
- a CDS encoding SDR family NAD(P)-dependent oxidoreductase translates to MTHAPRLALVTGASSGLGELIAERLAERGADLVLVARRRDRLDALAARLAERHGTRSTVIEADLARPGAAAEVWSRLEGATPDTLVNAAGFATHGAFAAEHPDRIRDEVTVNVTALVELTRAALPAMLADGHGAIVNIASTASFQPVPGMAVYAATKTFVRELTEAIAHEVRGSGVKVIALCPGATRTEFFDVVGNPEAAVGTPAEPAEVVDALLRALDRDRTPSVLVTGFANRLGAALARLAPNRLLMPIAARAVSYEPGSATATALAGRR, encoded by the coding sequence ATGACCCATGCCCCTCGACTCGCCCTCGTGACCGGCGCCAGCTCCGGACTCGGCGAGCTCATCGCCGAGCGGCTCGCCGAGCGCGGCGCCGACCTCGTGCTCGTCGCCCGCCGGCGCGACCGGCTCGACGCGCTCGCCGCCCGGCTGGCGGAGCGTCACGGCACGCGCAGCACGGTCATCGAGGCCGACCTCGCCCGGCCCGGTGCCGCCGCCGAGGTCTGGTCGCGACTCGAGGGCGCGACCCCCGACACGCTCGTGAACGCGGCGGGCTTCGCCACGCACGGCGCGTTCGCCGCGGAGCACCCCGACCGGATCCGCGACGAGGTCACGGTCAACGTGACCGCCCTGGTCGAGCTCACGCGCGCGGCGCTGCCGGCGATGCTCGCCGACGGCCACGGGGCGATCGTGAACATCGCGAGCACCGCGTCGTTCCAGCCCGTGCCCGGGATGGCGGTCTACGCCGCCACGAAGACGTTCGTGCGCGAGCTCACCGAGGCGATCGCCCACGAGGTGCGCGGCTCGGGCGTGAAGGTCATCGCGCTCTGCCCCGGTGCGACCCGGACCGAGTTCTTCGACGTGGTCGGCAATCCTGAGGCGGCTGTCGGCACGCCCGCCGAGCCCGCCGAGGTCGTCGATGCGCTGCTGCGCGCGCTCGACCGCGACCGCACGCCGAGCGTGCTGGTCACGGGGTTCGCGAACCGCCTCGGGGCCGCGCTCGCCCGGCTCGCGCCCAACCGGCTGCTCATGCCGATCGCGGCCCGGGCCGTCAGCTACGAGCCCGGATCGGCGACGGCGACGGCGCTGGCCGGTCGCCGCTGA
- a CDS encoding LLM class flavin-dependent oxidoreductase — protein MRAALSIGLPGTTDHATLRALAPRLERLGFDRLWLNDVPGGDSLAGLRVVAEVTDRLGLATGVIPLDRRPVEKLDLSGLPAGRTTIGIGSGGARHPLELVSAGLADLRARTTAALAVGALGPRMRRLAARKADAVLLNWLTPTAAQHAMEDLHRDAGDRAGSVRGVLYVRTIVDGAARAALQREADRYGSYSSYAANFARLGVSPIDATIDRGATLAAYDVVDEVVLRAITVEGTLAELERFADEAARWRAAAAPAEE, from the coding sequence ATGCGCGCCGCGCTCTCGATCGGACTGCCCGGCACGACCGACCACGCGACCCTCCGCGCCCTCGCACCGCGCCTCGAGCGACTCGGGTTCGACCGCCTCTGGCTGAACGACGTGCCCGGCGGCGACTCCCTTGCGGGCCTGCGGGTGGTCGCCGAGGTCACCGATCGCCTCGGGCTCGCGACCGGGGTGATCCCGCTCGACCGGCGCCCCGTCGAGAAGCTCGACCTCTCCGGGCTGCCCGCCGGGCGCACGACGATCGGCATCGGGTCGGGCGGGGCGCGCCATCCGCTCGAGCTCGTCTCCGCCGGACTCGCCGACCTGCGCGCCCGCACGACCGCCGCGCTCGCGGTGGGGGCGCTCGGTCCGCGGATGCGCCGGCTCGCCGCTCGCAAGGCCGACGCGGTCCTGCTCAACTGGCTCACGCCGACGGCCGCGCAGCATGCGATGGAGGACCTGCACCGCGACGCCGGCGATCGCGCCGGGTCGGTGCGCGGCGTGCTCTACGTGCGCACGATCGTCGACGGCGCCGCCCGCGCGGCGCTGCAGCGCGAGGCCGACCGGTACGGCTCCTACTCGTCGTACGCGGCGAACTTCGCGCGCCTCGGCGTGAGCCCGATCGACGCGACGATCGACCGCGGTGCGACGCTCGCCGCCTACGACGTCGTCGACGAGGTCGTGCTCCGCGCGATCACGGTCGAGGGAACCCTCGCCGAGCTCGAGCGGTTCGCCGACGAGGCCGCACGCTGGCGCGCCGCGGCCGCACCCGCCGAGGAGTAG
- the purM gene encoding phosphoribosylformylglycinamidine cyclo-ligase, translating to MSANSSYAAAGVDTAAGDLAVELMKDAVAKTHGPNVLGGVGGFAGLYDLSFAKDYRRPLLATSTDGVGTKIAIAQALDVHDTIGQDLVGMVVDDIVVVGATPLFMTDYIACGKVVPARIAAIVTGIARACAETGTALVGGETAEHPGLMGVDDYDVAGAAVGVVEADRALGAERVVDGDVVIAIESSGLHSNGFSLVRHILSNANLRYTDAAADLGTTWGEALLEPTRLYSGPLVQLLGHETLGGAVHSLSHVTGGGIAANLARVLPRGSWVEVDRATWSPQPVFRVLNDLAGTTIESTEGTWNLGIGFFAVVDPASAASVVAELGALGLPAWQVGTVSTAERDLTGFEQGAKGVDGGAVRLVGSYAS from the coding sequence GTGAGCGCGAACTCGTCCTACGCCGCGGCCGGAGTCGACACCGCCGCCGGCGACCTCGCCGTCGAACTCATGAAGGATGCGGTCGCCAAGACGCACGGGCCCAACGTGCTCGGCGGGGTCGGCGGGTTCGCGGGCCTCTACGACCTCTCGTTCGCGAAGGACTACCGCCGCCCGCTCCTCGCGACCTCGACCGACGGCGTCGGCACCAAGATCGCGATCGCGCAGGCGCTCGACGTGCACGACACGATCGGCCAGGACCTGGTCGGCATGGTCGTCGACGACATCGTCGTGGTCGGCGCGACGCCGCTCTTCATGACCGACTACATCGCGTGCGGCAAGGTCGTGCCCGCGCGCATCGCGGCGATCGTCACGGGCATCGCGCGCGCGTGCGCCGAGACCGGAACGGCCCTCGTCGGCGGCGAGACCGCCGAGCACCCGGGGCTCATGGGCGTCGACGACTACGACGTCGCGGGCGCCGCCGTCGGCGTCGTCGAGGCCGACCGAGCGCTCGGCGCCGAGCGGGTCGTCGACGGCGATGTCGTCATCGCGATCGAGTCGAGCGGCCTGCACTCCAACGGGTTCTCGCTCGTGCGGCACATCCTGTCGAACGCGAACCTGCGGTACACGGATGCCGCGGCCGACCTCGGCACGACGTGGGGCGAGGCGCTCCTCGAGCCGACGCGCCTCTACTCGGGCCCGCTCGTGCAGCTCCTCGGCCACGAGACGCTCGGCGGCGCCGTGCACTCGCTCTCCCACGTCACGGGCGGCGGGATCGCCGCCAACCTCGCGCGCGTGCTGCCGCGCGGCTCGTGGGTCGAGGTCGACCGCGCCACGTGGTCGCCGCAGCCCGTGTTCCGCGTGCTCAACGACCTCGCCGGCACGACGATCGAGTCGACGGAGGGCACCTGGAACCTCGGCATCGGCTTCTTCGCCGTGGTCGACCCCGCGTCGGCGGCCTCCGTCGTCGCCGAGCTCGGCGCGCTCGGCCTGCCTGCGTGGCAGGTCGGCACCGTCTCGACCGCCGAGCGCGACCTCACCGGCTTCGAGCAGGGCGCGAAGGGCGTCGACGGCGGCGCCGTGCGCCTCGTCGGGTCCTACGCGAGCTGA
- a CDS encoding zinc-binding alcohol dehydrogenase, which produces MHAGGTPSWVIRENASTAVLLALYLREVLGIASPTELPRLRDVGRVGPDGPRDVDAHDALEKQWREWWAMTVEPETHPSSVPLELVDEYGTAVALPVSGAEALAAAIRPHAEAALAWAEWAHERYRSASAARSGDSYRAYAGSIAEHEREVGRRAHSFELNVEVLPLAASGVWWIGAKTVAVTDSLRADAAAFDDAIHPIIAELA; this is translated from the coding sequence ATGCACGCGGGGGGCACGCCGTCGTGGGTGATTCGCGAGAACGCGAGCACCGCGGTGCTGCTCGCCCTCTACCTGCGCGAGGTGCTCGGCATCGCGTCGCCCACCGAACTCCCGCGACTGCGGGATGTGGGGCGCGTCGGCCCCGATGGCCCGCGCGACGTCGACGCGCACGACGCGCTCGAGAAGCAGTGGCGCGAGTGGTGGGCCATGACGGTCGAGCCCGAGACGCACCCGTCCTCCGTTCCGCTCGAGCTCGTCGACGAGTACGGCACCGCGGTCGCGCTGCCGGTCTCGGGTGCCGAGGCGCTCGCCGCCGCCATCCGGCCGCACGCCGAGGCGGCACTGGCCTGGGCCGAGTGGGCGCACGAGCGGTACCGCAGCGCGTCCGCCGCGAGGTCGGGCGACAGCTACCGCGCGTACGCGGGCAGCATCGCCGAGCACGAGCGCGAGGTCGGGCGGCGGGCGCACTCGTTCGAACTCAACGTCGAGGTGCTGCCGCTCGCCGCGTCGGGCGTCTGGTGGATCGGCGCGAAGACGGTCGCGGTGACCGACTCGCTGCGGGCGGATGCCGCGGCCTTCGACGATGCGATCCATCCGATCATCGCCGAGCTCGCCTGA
- a CDS encoding hotdog fold thioesterase, which produces MSIWFGEPSLEWANSRSEHAMIRTLGIEMTELTDDSLKGRMPVDHRTRQPAGVLHGGASVALAETLASWGASFTVDPEQFYCVGMEINANHVRPIADGWVYGEARPITRGRTTQVWDIRITDEQGRLVCVSRCTMAVLATPSQY; this is translated from the coding sequence ATGAGCATCTGGTTCGGCGAGCCCTCCCTCGAGTGGGCGAACTCCCGCAGCGAGCACGCGATGATCCGCACCCTCGGCATCGAGATGACCGAGCTGACGGATGACTCGCTGAAGGGCCGGATGCCCGTCGACCACCGCACCCGCCAGCCCGCCGGGGTGCTCCACGGCGGTGCCTCGGTCGCGCTCGCCGAGACGCTCGCGAGCTGGGGCGCCTCGTTCACGGTCGACCCCGAGCAGTTCTACTGCGTGGGCATGGAGATCAACGCGAACCACGTGCGTCCGATCGCGGACGGATGGGTCTACGGCGAGGCGCGCCCGATCACGCGAGGCCGCACGACGCAGGTGTGGGACATCCGCATCACCGACGAACAGGGCCGCCTCGTGTGCGTCTCGCGCTGCACGATGGCCGTGCTCGCGACGCCCTCGCAGTACTGA
- a CDS encoding glutamine amidotransferase: MKPFVLLATRAEDVPADEEYALFLRGTGLDERDLIRIRLEAGPMPALDLDALSGIFVGGGPFNASDPPERKSAVQHRVEAEFATLLDEVVARDFPFLGACYGVGTVGAHQGAVIDRTYGEPISVVPVTLTDDGAADPLLAGLPRTFNAFVGHKEAISGLPGSATLLGSSPGCPVQAFRVGSNVYATQFHPELDLEGIIVRIHAYASHGYFAPDELELTLAAVRRATVSEPSRMLRSFVELHAR, encoded by the coding sequence GTGAAGCCGTTCGTCCTCCTCGCCACGCGGGCCGAGGACGTGCCCGCCGACGAGGAGTACGCGCTGTTCCTCCGCGGCACGGGCCTCGACGAGCGCGACCTCATCCGGATCCGGCTCGAGGCCGGACCCATGCCGGCGCTCGACCTCGACGCGCTGTCGGGCATCTTCGTCGGCGGCGGGCCGTTCAACGCCTCCGATCCACCCGAGCGGAAGTCGGCGGTGCAGCACCGGGTCGAGGCCGAGTTCGCGACCCTGCTCGACGAGGTGGTGGCGCGGGACTTCCCGTTCCTCGGCGCCTGCTACGGGGTCGGCACGGTCGGCGCCCACCAGGGCGCGGTGATCGACCGCACGTACGGCGAGCCCATCAGCGTCGTGCCCGTGACCCTGACCGACGACGGCGCGGCCGACCCGCTGCTCGCCGGGCTGCCGCGCACGTTCAACGCCTTCGTCGGCCACAAGGAGGCGATCAGCGGACTGCCGGGCTCGGCGACGCTCCTCGGCTCGTCACCCGGATGCCCCGTGCAGGCCTTCCGCGTCGGCTCGAACGTGTATGCCACGCAGTTCCATCCGGAGCTCGACCTCGAGGGCATCATCGTGCGCATCCACGCGTACGCGTCGCACGGCTACTTCGCGCCCGACGAGCTCGAGCTCACCCTCGCCGCGGTGCGCCGGGCCACGGTCTCGGAGCCGAGCCGGATGCTGCGCAGCTTCGTCGAGCTCCACGCGCGGTAG